One region of Rhodophyticola sp. CCM32 genomic DNA includes:
- the paaI gene encoding hydroxyphenylacetyl-CoA thioesterase PaaI, producing MTPQDRARRSAEAMWADDAASKWVGMVLEDIGPGYARMSCMIRPEHLNGHQICHGGVIFSLADSAFAFACNSHNQVTVAQHNTISYLSPGQPGETLTAEAREVSKQGRNGITDVVVTGADGRQVALFRGASRSIKGTHFEEET from the coding sequence ATGACACCTCAAGACCGCGCCCGGCGCAGCGCCGAGGCCATGTGGGCGGATGATGCCGCATCGAAATGGGTCGGCATGGTGCTTGAAGATATCGGGCCGGGTTATGCCCGGATGTCATGTATGATCAGGCCCGAGCATCTGAACGGCCATCAGATCTGCCATGGCGGCGTGATTTTCAGCCTTGCCGACAGCGCCTTTGCCTTTGCCTGCAACAGCCACAACCAGGTGACCGTCGCCCAGCATAACACGATCAGCTATCTGAGCCCGGGCCAGCCGGGCGAGACATTGACCGCAGAAGCAAGGGAAGTGTCGAAACAAGGCCGCAATGGCATCACCGATGTGGTTGTGACCGGCGCTGACGGGCGGCAGGTGGCCCTGTTCAGGGGCGCATCGCGCAGCATCAAAGGCACCCATTTCGAGGAGGAGACCTGA
- the paaK gene encoding phenylacetate--CoA ligase PaaK, producing MLDLTPRRADLDPIEIASRDEIEALQLTRMQWSLAHAYANVPFYKAQFDKAGVHPDDLTSLSDLAKFPFTVKQDLRDNYPFGMFAVPRDQVARVHASSGTTGQPTVVGYTAKDIDTWASVVARSMRASGTRPGDVVHVSYGYGLFTGGLGAHYGAEKLGCTVVPVSGGMTTRQVRLIEDFGASTIMVTPSYALSILDAYREQGLDPRKSPLTVGIFGAEPWTNAMREEIEQSFDMHAVDIYGLSEVMGPGVANECVETKDGLHIWEDHFFPEVINPETGQPVADGEQGELVFTSLTKEAFPIIRYRTRDLTRLLPGTARSMRRMEKITGRSDDMIILRGVNIFPTQIEEQVMEITGLAPHFQIELARKGRMDEMTVHVEAARGPKGSDLLETAATTLKRRIKERVGVTVTITTHGAGGLARSQGKAVRIIDNRPKG from the coding sequence ATGCTGGACCTGACGCCCAGACGGGCCGATCTGGACCCGATCGAAATTGCCAGCCGGGATGAGATTGAGGCCCTGCAACTGACACGGATGCAATGGTCGCTGGCCCATGCCTATGCCAATGTACCCTTTTACAAGGCACAGTTTGACAAGGCGGGTGTGCATCCTGACGATCTGACATCGCTTTCGGATCTGGCGAAATTTCCCTTCACGGTGAAACAGGACCTGCGGGATAATTACCCGTTCGGCATGTTTGCCGTGCCAAGGGATCAGGTCGCGCGGGTTCATGCCTCATCAGGCACCACGGGGCAGCCGACGGTGGTGGGCTATACCGCGAAAGATATCGACACCTGGGCCAGTGTTGTGGCCCGTTCCATGCGCGCCAGCGGCACGCGGCCGGGCGATGTGGTGCATGTGTCTTATGGTTATGGCCTGTTCACCGGCGGGCTTGGCGCCCATTACGGGGCGGAAAAGCTGGGCTGTACGGTGGTGCCTGTGTCAGGCGGGATGACCACGCGGCAGGTGCGCCTGATCGAGGATTTCGGCGCCTCCACCATCATGGTCACACCGTCCTATGCCCTGTCTATCCTCGATGCCTATCGCGAGCAGGGGCTGGACCCGCGCAAATCGCCGCTGACTGTGGGTATTTTCGGCGCCGAACCCTGGACCAACGCCATGCGCGAAGAGATTGAGCAGTCTTTCGACATGCATGCGGTGGATATTTACGGCTTGTCCGAGGTGATGGGCCCCGGTGTCGCCAATGAATGCGTGGAAACCAAGGACGGGCTGCATATCTGGGAGGATCATTTTTTTCCCGAAGTGATCAACCCGGAAACCGGGCAGCCGGTGGCAGACGGCGAACAGGGTGAACTGGTCTTTACCTCGCTGACCAAAGAGGCGTTTCCGATCATCCGCTACCGCACCCGCGATCTGACCCGGTTGCTGCCCGGCACCGCGCGCAGCATGCGGCGGATGGAAAAGATCACCGGGCGCTCCGATGACATGATCATCCTGCGGGGGGTGAATATCTTCCCCACCCAGATTGAAGAACAGGTGATGGAAATCACCGGGCTGGCGCCGCATTTCCAGATTGAACTGGCGCGCAAAGGCCGGATGGACGAAATGACCGTACATGTAGAGGCCGCCCGGGGGCCAAAAGGTTCTGACCTGCTGGAAACCGCCGCCACCACCCTGAAACGGCGGATCAAGGAACGCGTCGGCGTGACGGTCACCATCACCACCCATGGCGCGGGCGGGTTGGCGCGCAGCCAGGGCAAGGCGGTGCGGATCATCGACAACCGGCCAAAGGGGTAG
- the mtgA gene encoding monofunctional biosynthetic peptidoglycan transglycosylase, with product MAKRATSRKKTSGTRRDPSRLRRGIRHVVRRVWQALAVSLGLILVWVALYAIVPVPVTPYMISQSWRHGGVDRDWVPMEQISPDLQRAVVAAEDANFCLHWGFDMGAIRDAIADGGTRGASTISQQTVKNAFLWQGRSWVRKALEAAITPVVELIWSKRRVLEVYLNLAEFDTGVFGAEAAAQHYFGVAAADLTPVQGARLAAILPSPQRRSASNPGDATRRRAGQILDGAATIHADGRDDCFAN from the coding sequence ATGGCAAAACGGGCGACATCCAGAAAAAAGACATCCGGGACCCGGCGTGACCCTTCGCGATTGCGGCGGGGTATAAGACATGTGGTACGCCGGGTCTGGCAGGCGCTGGCGGTGAGTCTTGGGCTGATCCTTGTCTGGGTCGCGCTTTATGCCATCGTGCCGGTGCCAGTGACCCCCTATATGATCTCGCAAAGCTGGCGCCATGGCGGGGTGGACCGTGACTGGGTGCCGATGGAACAGATATCTCCCGATCTGCAACGCGCGGTTGTTGCGGCCGAGGATGCGAATTTCTGTCTGCATTGGGGGTTTGACATGGGCGCGATCCGCGATGCGATTGCCGATGGCGGAACCCGCGGCGCCTCGACCATCAGCCAGCAAACGGTGAAAAACGCGTTTCTGTGGCAGGGCCGGTCCTGGGTCCGCAAGGCGCTGGAGGCTGCGATCACCCCGGTGGTGGAGCTGATCTGGTCGAAACGCCGGGTGCTGGAGGTGTATCTGAACTTGGCCGAATTTGATACCGGCGTGTTTGGCGCCGAGGCCGCCGCACAGCATTATTTCGGGGTCGCAGCGGCAGATCTGACCCCGGTTCAGGGCGCGCGTCTGGCCGCGATTCTGCCCAGCCCGCAAAGACGTTCCGCCTCGAACCCCGGTGATGCGACACGCCGCAGGGCCGGGCAAATCCTTGACGGGGCGGCGACCATTCATGCCGATGGCCGCGATGATTGCTTTGCGAATTGA
- a CDS encoding TetR/AcrR family transcriptional regulator, producing MPRGLARDHAEKRAALRKGAAVHFAEHGYDRASMASVAGACGVSKALIYHYYGSKETLLFDILDGHLGALVQAVENVPATGAPEDQLRALVQAILANYRDADAEHKLQIDALDTLPAEMKAPLIDLQRRLVARMSDVMQAVGVTGELRAVTMTVFGMLNWFYMWHRPDKGISREAYGDLVTDMVLGGVREL from the coding sequence ATGCCACGCGGGCTTGCCAGAGATCACGCCGAAAAACGCGCCGCCCTGCGCAAGGGCGCGGCGGTGCATTTCGCGGAACACGGGTATGACCGGGCCTCCATGGCCTCGGTCGCGGGGGCCTGCGGCGTCTCGAAAGCGCTGATCTATCACTATTACGGCAGCAAGGAGACGCTGCTGTTCGACATATTGGACGGGCATCTGGGCGCTTTGGTGCAGGCGGTGGAAAATGTGCCCGCAACCGGCGCGCCGGAAGATCAGCTGCGCGCCCTGGTGCAGGCGATTCTGGCCAATTACCGGGATGCGGATGCAGAACATAAATTGCAGATTGATGCGCTGGATACCTTGCCGGCAGAGATGAAAGCCCCGCTGATTGACCTGCAAAGACGGCTGGTCGCCCGGATGAGCGATGTGATGCAGGCCGTGGGTGTGACCGGAGAGCTGCGGGCCGTCACGATGACGGTGTTTGGCATGCTGAACTGGTTTTACATGTGGCACCGGCCCGACAAGGGGATCAGCCGCGAGGCTTATGGCGATCTGGTCACCGATATGGTGCTGGGCGGGGTGCGTGAATTGTAA
- a CDS encoding PaaX family transcriptional regulator C-terminal domain-containing protein, translated as MTDLLQPLLDDYLHDQGRLRVWSLIVTILGDTVETRQTTIPTTRLGLLLDRLGVSQAAQKTALSRLVKDGWAERSKEGRNTFYGFTDKGREAFVPASRLVYAAPREEEPVHWLMAVSDDPRGVPIAPGIGLWPVDFAPRVRGFSVAGWIDTLPGDLQVVTADHQKETDILTALLRYLEVTFSPDTKLDALAARTVLIHRWRRYVLRHPEIPEKLAPEGWAGLTLRAKLGAAYWALTGSAEDWLQAPGDGFRALQIPGRAYWQRFGYQK; from the coding sequence ATGACCGATTTGCTGCAACCGCTTCTTGACGATTATCTGCATGATCAGGGCCGCTTGCGGGTCTGGTCGCTGATCGTGACCATTCTGGGGGACACGGTTGAAACCCGGCAGACCACCATCCCCACCACCCGGCTGGGCCTGTTGCTGGATCGGCTGGGTGTCAGCCAGGCGGCGCAGAAAACCGCCCTGTCCCGGCTTGTGAAAGACGGCTGGGCCGAGCGCAGCAAGGAAGGCCGGAACACGTTTTACGGCTTTACTGACAAGGGGCGGGAGGCGTTTGTGCCGGCCTCGCGGCTTGTCTATGCTGCACCCAGAGAGGAGGAGCCGGTGCATTGGCTGATGGCTGTCTCTGACGATCCGCGCGGGGTGCCGATTGCCCCGGGGATAGGCCTTTGGCCGGTGGATTTCGCGCCTCGTGTGCGAGGGTTTTCCGTGGCGGGCTGGATCGACACATTGCCCGGGGATTTGCAGGTCGTCACCGCCGATCATCAAAAGGAAACAGACATTCTGACAGCGCTTTTGCGCTATCTTGAGGTAACATTTTCCCCCGATACAAAGCTTGATGCCCTGGCGGCGCGGACGGTTCTGATCCATCGCTGGCGGCGCTATGTTCTGCGGCACCCGGAAATACCGGAAAAACTTGCCCCCGAAGGATGGGCCGGGCTGACATTGCGGGCGAAACTGGGCGCTGCCTATTGGGCGCTGACCGGGTCGGCAGAGGATTGGTTGCAGGCCCCGGGCGACGGGTTTCGCGCCCTGCAAATCCCGGGCCGGGCCTATTGGCAGAGGTTCGGATATCAAAAATAG
- the paaZ gene encoding phenylacetic acid degradation bifunctional protein PaaZ, translating into MLELQSFAAGQWVAPDAGARQMFSAVTGEVIARGGATLDMQAMIDHATGVGGPGLRAMNFHQRARMLKALAQYIDSRKEELYALNPLSGATRADGWIDIDGGIGTMFVFASKGRREMPDGDIHIDGGVEQLSRGGSFLGQHVALPLRGVAVHINAFNFPVWGMLEKLAPALLAGVPCIVKPATATCYLTEACMRIMLASGLLPEGAVQLIIGGTGDLLDRLGPQDVVSFTGSADTALMLRSNPHLLKRGTRFIAEQDSLNCSILGPDVTPDAPEFDLFVKEAAREITTKAGQKCTAIRRIIVPQALLDPVGEALAARLQKTRIGDPALETTRMGALAGAGQKRDVITNLQKIAAEARYLCGEGDVTELDGLDPRTGAFMKPALLCCAEPDDAHHIHETEAFGPVSTLMPYRDLAHATTLANRGGGSLVASVITHDPKVAQTVLHNSGAWHGRLYINDRDSMGEATGHGSPLPHMIHGGPGRAGGGEEMGGIRGVMHYMQRVAVQGSPRMLTAITGQWVPGAEEITPETHPFQLTFDEIEIGHTIKTAAREVTLEDIEHFAHFTGDTFYAHLDDSAAAANPFFPGRVAHGYLLLSFAAGLFVQPDPGPVLANTGLNALSFQKPVSPGDQLWVRLTAKRKTRRTEEYGELRWNVTLYNQDDEQTAEYELLTMVCYSR; encoded by the coding sequence ATGTTAGAGCTTCAAAGCTTCGCCGCCGGTCAATGGGTCGCGCCAGATGCCGGGGCGCGCCAGATGTTCAGCGCCGTCACCGGCGAGGTGATTGCCCGGGGTGGCGCCACGCTCGACATGCAGGCGATGATCGACCATGCCACCGGGGTTGGCGGCCCGGGCCTGCGGGCAATGAATTTTCACCAGCGCGCCCGGATGCTGAAGGCGCTGGCGCAATATATCGACAGCCGGAAGGAAGAGCTTTATGCGCTCAACCCCCTGTCCGGGGCCACCCGCGCCGATGGCTGGATCGACATTGATGGCGGCATCGGCACGATGTTTGTATTCGCCTCCAAAGGGCGGCGTGAAATGCCCGATGGCGATATCCATATCGACGGCGGGGTCGAACAGCTTTCGCGCGGTGGCAGCTTTCTGGGCCAGCATGTGGCCCTGCCCCTGCGCGGTGTGGCGGTCCATATCAACGCGTTCAACTTTCCGGTCTGGGGGATGCTGGAAAAACTGGCGCCCGCTTTGCTGGCCGGGGTGCCCTGTATCGTCAAACCTGCCACCGCCACCTGCTATCTGACCGAGGCCTGTATGCGGATCATGCTGGCATCGGGTCTGTTGCCCGAGGGGGCGGTGCAACTGATCATCGGCGGCACCGGCGATCTGCTGGATCGTCTGGGGCCGCAGGATGTGGTCAGCTTCACCGGTTCTGCCGATACGGCGCTGATGTTGCGATCAAACCCGCATCTGCTGAAACGCGGCACCCGGTTCATCGCGGAACAGGACAGTCTGAATTGTTCGATCCTGGGCCCCGATGTCACGCCCGATGCCCCGGAATTCGACCTGTTCGTGAAAGAGGCCGCCCGTGAAATCACCACAAAAGCGGGTCAGAAATGCACCGCGATCCGGCGGATCATCGTGCCGCAGGCCCTGCTGGACCCGGTGGGGGAGGCGCTGGCGGCCCGGTTGCAAAAGACCCGGATCGGTGACCCGGCGCTGGAAACCACGCGGATGGGCGCGCTGGCCGGGGCCGGGCAGAAACGGGATGTGATCACAAATCTTCAGAAGATCGCGGCGGAAGCCCGATATCTGTGTGGGGAGGGGGACGTGACCGAGCTTGATGGCCTCGATCCCAGGACAGGTGCGTTCATGAAACCGGCTCTGTTATGCTGTGCAGAGCCTGATGACGCGCATCATATTCACGAAACAGAGGCGTTTGGCCCGGTTTCCACCCTGATGCCCTATCGCGATCTGGCCCATGCAACCACGCTGGCCAATCGCGGTGGTGGCTCTCTGGTCGCTTCTGTGATCACACATGACCCGAAGGTGGCGCAGACCGTATTGCACAATTCCGGTGCCTGGCATGGGCGGCTTTATATCAATGACCGTGACAGCATGGGCGAGGCGACGGGCCATGGCTCCCCCCTGCCGCATATGATCCATGGCGGGCCGGGGCGCGCGGGCGGCGGGGAAGAGATGGGCGGTATCCGTGGGGTGATGCATTACATGCAGCGCGTGGCGGTGCAGGGCAGCCCAAGGATGCTGACCGCAATCACCGGCCAATGGGTGCCGGGGGCGGAGGAGATCACGCCCGAAACCCATCCGTTCCAGCTGACCTTTGACGAGATCGAGATCGGCCATACGATCAAAACCGCCGCGCGGGAGGTGACGCTGGAGGATATCGAACATTTCGCCCATTTCACCGGTGACACATTCTATGCCCATTTGGATGACAGCGCCGCTGCCGCGAACCCGTTTTTCCCGGGCCGTGTTGCCCATGGCTATCTGCTGCTCAGCTTTGCCGCCGGGCTGTTCGTGCAGCCCGATCCCGGCCCGGTGCTGGCCAATACCGGCCTGAATGCGTTGAGCTTTCAGAAACCGGTCAGCCCCGGGGATCAGCTTTGGGTGCGTCTGACCGCCAAACGCAAGACCCGCCGTACCGAGGAGTATGGCGAGCTGCGATGGAACGTGACGCTCTACAATCAGGATGATGAACAGACCGCGGAATATGAGCTTTTGACGATGGTGTGCTATTCCCGCTAA
- a CDS encoding L,D-transpeptidase family protein encodes MRFLNWVFLITLLLGSAACSRFISYDGPEVTRIEVHKSSRQMYLFHNQTLLEHYEFELGFAPAGDKQVEGDGRTPEGRYYIDRRNPNSDFYLSIGISYPNDADRAEAAALGQSPGGDIFIHGTPRPFRRTDDWTWGCIAVTNAEMRQIYAMVNTGTIIDIFP; translated from the coding sequence ATGCGGTTTCTGAACTGGGTATTCCTTATTACGCTTCTGCTTGGCAGTGCGGCCTGTTCCCGTTTCATCAGTTATGATGGCCCCGAGGTGACCCGGATCGAGGTGCATAAAAGCAGCCGTCAGATGTATCTGTTCCACAATCAGACGCTGTTGGAGCATTATGAGTTCGAGCTTGGCTTTGCGCCTGCCGGTGACAAGCAGGTGGAAGGCGACGGGCGCACACCCGAAGGGCGCTATTACATCGACCGGCGCAATCCGAACAGCGACTTCTACCTGTCCATCGGCATCAGCTATCCGAATGACGCCGACCGGGCCGAAGCCGCCGCGCTTGGGCAATCACCGGGCGGAGATATCTTTATCCATGGCACGCCGCGCCCGTTTCGGCGCACCGATGACTGGACCTGGGGCTGTATCGCGGTGACCAATGCAGAGATGCGGCAGATTTACGCGATGGTAAACACCGGCACCATCATCGACATTTTTCCCTAA
- the fzlA gene encoding FtsZ-binding protein FzlA: MTRLYHFALSPFCRKVRLVLAEKKIDVELVEEKYWEPSTEFLRRNPAGKVPVLKIDGLMLSDSQAICEYVEDTVPEPELMPNDPKARAEVRRLCGWFDGKFHSEVTANLVYERVNKKIMRGGYPDGKAVKTGAQQIKFHLDYMNWLLDHRRWLAGDRMTLADFTAAAHLSCLDYISDVDWNRSEIVKDWYAKIKSRPAFRSILADQVPGFIQPPHYANLDF, translated from the coding sequence ATGACGCGCCTCTATCATTTTGCCCTTTCCCCCTTTTGCCGCAAGGTCCGTCTGGTTCTGGCGGAAAAGAAGATTGATGTGGAACTGGTTGAAGAGAAATACTGGGAACCCTCCACCGAGTTTCTGCGCCGTAATCCGGCAGGAAAAGTGCCTGTCCTGAAAATTGACGGGCTGATGCTGAGCGATAGCCAGGCAATCTGCGAATATGTCGAGGACACCGTGCCCGAGCCGGAGCTGATGCCCAATGACCCCAAGGCGCGGGCCGAGGTGCGGCGGCTTTGCGGGTGGTTTGATGGCAAATTCCACAGCGAAGTGACCGCAAATCTGGTTTATGAGCGGGTGAACAAGAAGATCATGCGCGGCGGCTATCCCGACGGGAAAGCGGTGAAGACCGGGGCGCAGCAGATCAAGTTTCATCTGGATTACATGAACTGGCTGCTGGATCACCGGCGCTGGCTGGCAGGGGACCGGATGACGCTGGCAGATTTCACCGCCGCGGCACATCTCAGCTGTCTGGATTACATCAGCGACGTGGACTGGAACCGGTCAGAGATTGTGAAGGACTGGTATGCCAAGATCAAATCGCGGCCCGCGTTCCGGTCAATTCTGGCCGATCAGGTGCCGGGGTTCATCCAGCCGCCGCATTACGCAAATCTGGACTTTTGA
- the queG gene encoding tRNA epoxyqueuosine(34) reductase QueG, translating to MSDLRKALEAEATAAGFAKLGVCRPDAIPQAAGRLADYVARGRHGQMGWLEDRMAWRGDPTALWPDARSVIMLAEMYTPDSDPLADLEHSDRATISVYARNRDYHDLVKKRLKRVGRWLLAERPDEAIKVFVDTAPVMEKPLAQAAGLGWQGKHTNLLGRDLGSWFFLGAIFTTITLPPDEPETEACGSCTACLDICPTKAFPAPFQLDARRCISYLTIEHKGPVPHALRAQMGNRIYGCDDCLAVCPWNKFARDATELRYAARTDLQAPALEDLARLDDAGFRALFSGSPIKRIGRDRFVRNVLYAIGNSGLKRLEPAAQSLLGDPDAAVADAAAWAVERLR from the coding sequence TTGAGCGATCTGCGCAAGGCGTTGGAGGCTGAAGCCACCGCTGCGGGCTTTGCCAAACTCGGAGTGTGCCGGCCCGATGCGATCCCGCAGGCGGCCGGACGGCTGGCCGATTATGTGGCTAGGGGACGGCATGGGCAGATGGGCTGGCTGGAAGACCGGATGGCATGGCGCGGCGATCCGACAGCGCTTTGGCCCGATGCGCGGTCGGTGATCATGCTGGCCGAGATGTACACACCCGACAGCGACCCTTTGGCGGATCTGGAACACTCCGACCGCGCCACGATCAGCGTTTATGCCCGCAACAGAGACTATCATGATCTGGTCAAAAAGCGCCTGAAACGTGTTGGCCGCTGGCTGCTGGCAGAGCGCCCGGATGAGGCGATCAAGGTATTTGTCGATACCGCGCCGGTGATGGAAAAACCGCTGGCCCAGGCCGCCGGTCTGGGCTGGCAGGGGAAACATACCAATCTGCTTGGCCGGGATCTGGGAAGCTGGTTCTTTCTGGGGGCGATTTTCACGACCATCACGCTCCCTCCCGATGAGCCGGAAACCGAGGCGTGCGGATCCTGCACCGCCTGTCTGGATATCTGCCCGACCAAGGCCTTTCCGGCCCCGTTTCAACTGGATGCGCGGCGCTGCATTTCCTATCTGACGATTGAACATAAGGGCCCGGTGCCGCATGCGTTGCGGGCGCAGATGGGCAACCGGATTTATGGCTGCGATGATTGTCTGGCGGTCTGTCCCTGGAACAAATTTGCCCGGGACGCGACAGAGTTGCGCTATGCTGCGCGGACAGATTTGCAGGCACCCGCGCTGGAGGATCTGGCCCGCCTGGATGATGCCGGGTTCCGGGCGTTGTTTTCAGGCTCCCCGATCAAGCGGATCGGGCGGGACAGGTTTGTGCGCAATGTGCTTTATGCGATTGGCAATAGCGGTCTGAAACGGCTCGAACCTGCGGCGCAGAGCCTGTTGGGTGACCCGGATGCGGCGGTGGCGGATGCCGCGGCCTGGGCGGTGGAGAGATTGCGATGA
- a CDS encoding SDR family oxidoreductase encodes MILLSFGHGYSARALARLLPGDAEVIATTRSLDKAETLRAKGVTARIFPGDDLRDDLARATHILVSAGPGAGGDPVLAALREDIAAIAGQKTWIGYLSTTGVYGDHQGGWVSEETALAPSTDRGRARVAAETAWQDLAAETGAALHIFRLAGIYGPGRGPFAKVRRGTARRIIKQGQVFSRIHVEDIAQVLLASIQRPNPGAIYNVCDNLPAPPEDVIAYAARLLGRPVPPDLPIDQAEMSPMARSFYAESKRVANRRIREELGVTLRYPDYHTGLEALLAAETDD; translated from the coding sequence ATGATCCTGCTCAGCTTTGGTCATGGCTATTCGGCGCGGGCGCTGGCGCGTCTTCTGCCCGGCGACGCAGAGGTGATTGCCACAACGCGCAGCCTCGACAAGGCAGAGACATTGCGGGCCAAAGGCGTCACGGCGCGGATATTTCCCGGCGATGATCTGCGCGACGATCTGGCGCGGGCCACGCATATTCTTGTCTCTGCCGGGCCGGGGGCCGGGGGCGACCCGGTATTGGCCGCCCTGCGAGAGGATATCGCAGCCATTGCCGGGCAGAAAACCTGGATCGGCTATCTGTCGACCACCGGGGTTTACGGCGATCATCAGGGCGGATGGGTCAGCGAGGAAACAGCGCTGGCGCCTTCAACCGACCGGGGCCGGGCGCGGGTTGCCGCCGAAACCGCCTGGCAGGATCTGGCCGCGGAAACCGGGGCGGCTTTGCATATCTTCCGGCTGGCCGGGATTTACGGGCCCGGGCGCGGGCCATTTGCCAAGGTGCGGCGCGGCACGGCCCGGCGGATCATCAAACAGGGTCAGGTGTTTTCCCGCATCCATGTGGAGGATATCGCGCAGGTTCTGCTGGCCTCGATCCAGCGCCCCAATCCGGGCGCGATCTATAATGTCTGCGATAATCTGCCCGCCCCTCCCGAAGATGTGATCGCCTATGCCGCCAGGCTTCTGGGCCGGCCCGTGCCGCCGGATCTGCCGATTGATCAGGCCGAAATGTCGCCCATGGCGCGCAGTTTTTATGCGGAAAGCAAGCGGGTTGCGAACAGGCGCATCCGCGAGGAGCTGGGCGTGACCCTGCGCTATCCCGACTATCACACAGGTCTGGAGGCGCTTCTGGCAGCCGAGACAGACGATTAA